Genomic segment of Nitrosopumilaceae archaeon AB1(1):
TTAGCACGAAAGATAATCCCAATTACCATTTCTACACAAAATATTATAAACACCAAAACTAAAAATGACGATTCCAAAAGTAACCAGTGGTATAATTATGAAAAGTTTGGTTAACAATCCCATATAATATGGTAAATAGACCAGTATAAAATCTAGACAATATACAAGATGTCATGGTATGAAAGTAAATATGCCACGGGCGGGACTTGAACGCACGACGACTCGGTCTTCAGCCGAGTGCTCTCCCGGGCTGAGCTACCGTGGCATAGTGTAGTTTTTAAAAAATGTCAATTAAAGTATATCTAATAGATTTTGTATAACTATAAATTTCAAATTAGTGCTTAAATAACTAGAGATCAAAAATATGAACGATGTTTAGTATCTAGTGATTAAAAATTGAAATATTAAACAAAGACAAAAAAACTAATCAGATGTATCTTGAGAACGAGATTCTTCAAGATATGCACGACGTTCTTCTAATTCAGCATCTTTGTTATAGTCAAGTACATCATCAACTACAACAATTCCTATACTACTCAAGTCATCATAATTTTGAAATTTTGTTGAAGATTTCAAAGTGGGTTTTGGAGACGATTTATGATTTGTTGATTTTGATTTTTTTGTAGATTTAGACTTTATGTTTGGTGTTTTGCTAATCTTAGATTTTTTTGTTTTACCCTCAAGATTAATTTTTTTAGATTGTTTGACAGAGGTGGACTTGGTAGATTTTTTTGGTTTTGGCTTTGTAGATTTCTTCTTTGATGCTGATGAATGTTTTATACGATTCATAATTAGGATTTTATAAAAAACTATACTTTTTAAGTATTTAGAATAAAACCCCTAAATCATTAAAATACTATATAATCTAACGCTACTGCGTCACTGATTAATGTTGTATGACGATCATTTGTAACATATCCATTTTTTATATTTACAGTAGGAACCCAACGATTACTAGAACTATAATGACGTTTTTCTTTCAATTCTTGTTCAATAGAGGCAATATCAAATTCAGACTCCTCAACGGTTTGGGTATCAAGATGCTTTATAGTTACAAGAATTTTATCTGCCTTTACACGATCACCAAACTTCCATCTTAAAGGTGAAATTTCATCAGAGATTTCAACAATTTTGATTTTTAACTGCTTAGTTCCCATCATATCATGACTAATCAATACACGTTCATCAATAAATTCTTCAAAATCACGCTCTGATTTATTGTGTTCAGGTATAGAATCAAGTAAAGATTCCACCACTGGATCAACATCGGGGGTTTGATCTTTATCATCTACCATGTTAAATTATATCCCTGGGGGTAAAAAAAGGTTACAAATACACAAGAATATAGCGTGCACAAAAATTAGAGAAACGGTACTTTGTAATTTTTCAAATCAATTTTCATTTGTCGTTTACTATTCACCTCATATACATCACCATCATACGTACAGGTATAGTCATTTATCGCATAATTTACATCCCAAATTTTATAAAATTCTCGTAATTCTCTGGGTTCATATTGTCCAACACCCACACGTCTTTTTGAGATAAATTTGAATGCAAGTAGAACAATACGTTTTTTATACACAGTGAAAGATTCGGCAATGTTAACACACCTAATAATTTGATGAGCTGGGACTTGTAGCGAATCTGCAGTTCCAGATTTTGCCTCTCCCACAATTAGTGTTTTTTTTATGTTGTTAATAGCAATGATATCAGGTAACCCAGTACTTGGAGAGCCCAATCTAAAAGCATGCCAATCATCGAGTTGTCGAAATCGTTTTACCAAGGTATCTTCCCATGCATATCCACGTGTACGACGAATTTTAGCAATTCTGCGATTATTTGTCGTGTATTTTACCATATTCTAACGTGAATTACAAATGAGTTTTAAATAAACCAAAGGTAATTTAATAATAACCCAATCTAAATTATTGAAATTTCTAATTTAAGGTTATAATAATCTGTAATTCTTACTCTTTGACCAATTTTTATTAATTTTGGAGGATTTATCAATTTACCAAGAATTCTTATAGATTGTTCAAATTCTACTAAACAAAATACATCATTATCAGATTTAGAGTGAACCAGTATCACACCCTGTTGTGTAGTGTACTGAGTNAGTCCCCCCAGACAAGTGGTACAAAAACCCCAAGTTGGCCAAATAATTACATTACATTTTGAACATTTACCATATGTAATGGAATTATTGTTTTTCATGTTTCCAATACCAAAACAGTTGATGACGTAGCTGCCGCAGACATGTTATGTACAAGACCCACAGTTGGATTATCCACTTGTCTGCTAGCAGCTCTGCCTTGTAATTGTAATGTTATTTCTGCTACTTGAGATACACCAGTAGCGCCAAGAGGATGACCAGATCCCAAAAGACCACCACGAGGATTAATTTTATTATCTCCAGTGTCAAGCAGGGTTTGACAATATGACATCCCATTACCATAATCTGTTAATCCTAAATTTTCAATAATCAAGGGTTCAAATACAGAGAACGCATCGTGAACTTCAGCAACATCTATACGTTGAGGATCTTTTTTAGCCATAGTAAAAGCAGATTTTCCAGCAGAAATTATTGAATTAGGTTTAGTAAGATCTTTAATTTTTGTAAATCTGGCAGAGTGCGTTTTTTGACCGATACCGGTTATCCATACAGGTTTTTGATGTAAAGATTTAGCAAGATTTTCAGAGAGTAGGAGAACAGCACAGCTACCAGTACATGAACGTGAGCAATCTAGGAGATTCAAATCATCAGTTATAGATTTAGAATTTAATACATCATCTATAGAATATGTTGTAGTAGACTGTGCATAAGGATTTTGTTGAGCTTGTTTATGATTTTTTACAGGAATTGTAGCTGAATCTTTTTGTGTAATATTATATTTTTCCTTGTATGCATGTGTAAAAATTGATGCCCAAAACTTAGGATGAGCGTATTGACTACGAGACAAATCCCAATCAAGTACTAATCCAGGATTAGCAAATTTATCTGCACCCACAACAACAACCGCATTTGCAAGAACTGATTTTATGTATGAATATGCCGATACAATAGCATTAGTTCCGGAACTGCATAGATGTTCAACTGTATGAGCAGTCTGTGGAGATATTCCAATAGATTCAGATATTATCGCACCAAGATACTTGGAGTGGTCATTTGTAGATACCAAAAGAGTATCAACATCATCTTTGGAGAATTCAGGACAGTCAGAGAATAATGCTTTGACAGCATCGAGCATAATAGATTCTACAGAATCATCAGATTGTGAGAATTTACGCAATCCACATGCAGATATGCCTACTTTGCTCAATCACATTCACCAGAAAATGTGGATGAAAATAGTTTAAACGATTCACAAGTGTTATCAACGGGATTGAACTGTAGTATGGGATGAGTGATTCCTGCATTCGTAAATTTAGAAAGTTGGCTTGGACATGTTTGTGGGGTTCCACAAATGGCCAAATCAGACAACATCGAATCAGGAATTAATTCATGAATGTTTGATAATCCAGTGCGTTGATATTCATCATATATGTTACAAGTTATAGTATCATAGCCATGTTCTGATAAAAATTTACGATATATTGAACCAACCGCTATGTAAAATGCCAATGTTTTCTTGCCACGTACTGTTGCTTTTTCTTCATCATCAGATACACAAGTTATAATTTGACATGCAACATCAATTTGTCTTGTTTTTTGTAATTTATCAACAAAGGAAGATAATCCAGATAATGGTCTAAGATAAAAAATTACGCCATCAGCTTTATTCCAAGCTGAATTTAATCATGTTATCATTAATGGCAGACTGACATATATTGGAATATTTTGTGGTTTGGTTAGTAGTACGAAATTTTTTAAATGAAAGAATTTTCCAGTAAAAGTAATTTTTGATCCAGATAATGCAAGACGAATTATATCAA
This window contains:
- a CDS encoding resolvase is translated as MVKYTTNNRRIAKIRRTRGYAWEDTLVKRFRQLDDWHAFRLGSPSTGLPDIIAINNIKKTLIVGEAKSGTADSLQVPAHQIIRCVNIAESFTVYKKRIVLLAFKFISKRRVGVGQYEPRELREFYKIWDVNYAINDYTCTYDGDVYEVNSKRQMKIDLKNYKVPFL
- a CDS encoding thiolase family protein; amino-acid sequence: MSKVGISACGLRKFSQSDDSVESIMLDAVKALFSDCPEFSKDDVDTLLVSTNDHSKYLGAIISESIGISPQTAHTVEHLCSSGTNAIVSAYSYIKSVLANAVVVVGADKFANPGLVLDWDLSRSQYAHPKFWASIFTHAYKEKYNITQKDSATIPVKNHKQAQQNPYAQSTTTYSIDDVLNSKSITDDLNLLDCSRSCTGSCAVLLLSENLAKSLHQKPVWITGIGQKTHSARFTKIKDLTKPNSIISAGKSAFTMAKKDPQRIDVAEVHDAFSVFEPLIIENLGLTDYGNGMSYCQTLLDTGDNKINPRGGLLGSGHPLGATGVSQVAEITLQLQGRAASRQVDNPTVGLVHNMSAAATSSTVLVLET